A genome region from Acidimicrobiales bacterium includes the following:
- a CDS encoding GuaB3 family IMP dehydrogenase-related protein — protein MAEVEIGRGKSGRRAYGFDDIAIVPSRRTRDPEDVDISWEIDAYRFELPLMASAMDGVVSPATAIEIGRLGGVGVLNLEGLWTRYEDPETLFEEIAQLDTEKATARMQQIYTEPIKPELVTQRIREIKDAGVVSCASLTPQRTEQFAKALVDAELDLFVIQGTVVSAEHVSKTVEPLNLKRFIREFDIPVIVGGCASYQAALHLMRTGAVGVLVGVGPGHACTTRGVLGIGVPQATAIADARAARAQHLDETGVYVQVIADGGMGTGGDIAKAIVCGADAVMIGSPLAAALEAPGKGYHWGMATFHPTLPRGARVKTTVRGTLQEILVGPAHENDGRLNLFGALRTSMATCGYESVKEFQKAEVMVAPALQTEGKNLQRSQGVGMGH, from the coding sequence GTGGCCGAGGTAGAGATCGGACGGGGCAAGTCAGGGCGGCGGGCGTACGGGTTCGACGACATCGCCATCGTGCCGAGCCGGCGGACCCGGGATCCCGAGGACGTCGACATCAGCTGGGAGATAGACGCCTACCGCTTCGAGTTGCCGCTGATGGCATCGGCGATGGACGGCGTGGTGAGCCCGGCGACGGCTATCGAGATCGGCCGCCTGGGCGGTGTCGGCGTGCTGAACCTCGAAGGGCTTTGGACCCGCTACGAGGACCCCGAGACGCTGTTCGAGGAGATCGCCCAGCTCGACACGGAGAAGGCGACGGCCCGGATGCAGCAGATCTACACCGAGCCGATCAAGCCCGAGCTCGTCACACAGAGGATCAGGGAGATAAAAGACGCCGGCGTCGTGTCCTGTGCGTCGCTTACACCGCAGAGGACCGAGCAGTTCGCGAAGGCGTTGGTCGACGCCGAGCTGGACCTGTTTGTAATCCAGGGAACGGTCGTCTCGGCCGAGCACGTGTCGAAGACCGTGGAGCCGCTGAACCTCAAGCGTTTCATCCGCGAGTTCGACATCCCCGTGATCGTCGGCGGTTGCGCGTCGTATCAGGCGGCCCTGCACCTGATGCGCACCGGCGCAGTCGGCGTCCTGGTCGGTGTAGGCCCCGGCCACGCGTGCACGACCCGCGGAGTCCTCGGCATCGGTGTCCCGCAGGCGACTGCTATCGCCGATGCGCGTGCGGCTCGCGCGCAGCACCTGGACGAGACGGGTGTCTACGTTCAGGTGATCGCGGACGGAGGGATGGGCACCGGCGGTGACATCGCCAAGGCGATCGTTTGCGGCGCGGACGCCGTGATGATCGGTTCCCCCCTCGCCGCCGCTCTCGAGGCGCCGGGCAAGGGCTACCACTGGGGAATGGCGACGTTCCACCCGACGCTGCCCCGCGGCGCCCGGGTCAAGACCACGGTGCGCGGGACGTTGCAGGAGATCCTCGTCGGGCCCGCCCACGAAAACGACGGCCGCCTCAACCTCTTCGGCGCCCTCCGCACCTCCATGGCGACGTGCGGTTACGAGTCGGTCAAGGAGTTCCAGAAGGCCGAGGTGATGGTGGCGCCGGCGCTTCAGACCGAAGGCAAGAACCTGCAGCGCTCGCAGGGCGTCGGGATGGGCCACTAG